A genomic segment from Luteibacter aegosomatis encodes:
- a CDS encoding ABC transporter permease — protein MSAVTAIARRELWSYFVTPVAYVFMVIFLVMAGLLTFYTGGFYDRGLADLQPFFDMHAWLYLVLVPAATMSMWAEERASGTLELLFSLPVTISQAVLGKFLAAWAFIGICLALTFPIWITVNYLGDPDNGVILAGYVGSWLMAGAFLSIGVCMSTVTRSQIVAFILTASVCFLLLLVGQPQVLDFLQDTVPPKLIGAMGQLSLSRHAGAIARGVLDLRDLVYFFATIVAWLAASVVVLDLKRTR, from the coding sequence ATGAGTGCCGTGACGGCGATCGCGCGCCGCGAGCTGTGGAGCTATTTCGTCACGCCGGTGGCGTACGTCTTCATGGTGATCTTCCTCGTGATGGCGGGATTGCTCACGTTCTACACGGGCGGTTTCTACGATCGCGGGCTGGCCGACCTGCAGCCCTTCTTCGACATGCACGCATGGCTCTACCTGGTGCTCGTGCCGGCGGCGACGATGTCCATGTGGGCCGAGGAGCGGGCGTCCGGCACGCTCGAACTGCTGTTCTCGCTCCCGGTGACGATTTCCCAGGCGGTGCTGGGCAAGTTCCTCGCCGCCTGGGCGTTCATCGGCATCTGCCTCGCCCTGACCTTTCCCATCTGGATCACGGTGAACTACCTCGGCGATCCCGACAACGGCGTGATCCTGGCGGGCTACGTGGGAAGCTGGCTGATGGCCGGCGCGTTTCTTTCGATCGGCGTGTGCATGTCGACGGTGACGCGCAGCCAGATCGTGGCGTTCATCCTCACCGCGTCGGTGTGTTTCCTGCTGCTGCTCGTGGGCCAGCCGCAGGTGCTCGATTTCCTGCAGGACACCGTGCCGCCGAAGCTGATCGGCGCGATGGGCCAGTTGAGCCTTTCGCGCCACGCCGGCGCCATCGCGCGCGGCGTGCTCGATCTGCGCGACCTGGTCTATTTCTTCGCGACCATCGTGGCGTGGCTCGCGGCGAGCGTCGTCGTGCTCGACCTGAAGAGGACGCGCTGA
- a CDS encoding response regulator, with the protein MISVCLVDDQNLVRQGIRSLLDLAGDIRVVAECADGAQAVQTIPQVRPDVVLLDLRMPNMSGLEVLQALGGRNELPPTIILTTFDDDQLVLSGLKAGARGYLLKDVSLDQLVEAVRTVAAGGSLVAPMVTQRLLAGVGRIQNQFTSLEQPDPLTERETEILRLLSGGYSNKEIANSLRVAEGTVKNHVSNILSKLGVRDRTRAVLKALELGIV; encoded by the coding sequence ATGATTTCCGTCTGCCTCGTTGATGACCAGAACCTGGTTCGCCAGGGCATCCGTTCGCTGCTCGACCTCGCCGGCGACATCCGCGTGGTGGCCGAGTGCGCCGACGGGGCCCAGGCGGTGCAGACGATTCCGCAGGTACGCCCCGACGTGGTGCTGCTTGACCTGCGCATGCCCAACATGAGCGGCCTGGAGGTGCTCCAGGCGCTCGGGGGGCGCAACGAACTGCCGCCCACGATCATCCTCACCACCTTCGACGACGACCAGCTCGTGCTCTCGGGCCTGAAGGCCGGTGCGCGCGGCTACCTGCTCAAGGACGTCTCGCTCGACCAGCTCGTCGAGGCCGTGCGCACCGTCGCGGCCGGCGGTTCGCTGGTGGCGCCCATGGTCACCCAGCGCCTGCTCGCCGGCGTGGGCCGCATCCAGAACCAGTTCACCAGCCTCGAACAGCCCGACCCGCTGACCGAGCGCGAGACCGAGATCCTCCGCCTGCTTTCCGGCGGCTACAGCAACAAGGAAATCGCCAATTCGCTGCGCGTGGCCGAAGGCACGGTGAAGAACCACGTCTCCAACATCCTTTCCAAGCTGGGCGTCCGCGACCGTACCCGGGCGGTGCTCAAGGCCCTGGAACTGGGCATCGTCTGA
- a CDS encoding GldG family protein has translation MRKPHLSRSFLLRLALAGIALLFMATVGLSSMSLRTARIDLTSDRIYTLTPGTLKIVDELREPVTVTLYFSEHATRDLPQLRSYEQRVHEMLREIAVRAHGRIRLRVIDPVPYSDDEDAAQSYGLTPATGGSNGERVFFGLVGTGGQGGVPPQSIPFFDPAREAFVEYDIAKLLYELGMPKKPRLGIVSSLPVEGNLVIGEPAWTVVHQLDQLADVVSIDPAGLTRIDPSIKLLLLIHPKKLSDDALYAIDQYVLRGGRLVVFVDPDSEMDSAPLVDSHGVVDDHDSDLRRLFETWGVVYDPTKVVLDRSQALTIELNGNTVAHPAMLGLGSQDLNHDDVVTASLQRVNFSSAGFFDLAADTKARLLPLVQTSDEATVVPAQRVRDAAGDPSTLLDNYQPTHERYVLAARLRDVFHTAFPERKGPGHLDVAASVGDIMLVADTDMLSDRLWIDVQPLLGQQQLTPFANNGDFVANIVDNMGGSSALLSIRGRANLQRPFTKVRSLQAAADRKFLVKKRELETELYDTQRRLAELQPAKGNGGGTTTAEQRREVEKYLQRKLAIGKELRDVQHQLNAEIDALGLRLKFINIVLVPGLVALAGLIYGWRRSRRGRRAV, from the coding sequence ATGCGCAAGCCGCACCTTTCCCGCTCGTTTCTCCTGCGGCTGGCGTTGGCCGGCATCGCGCTGCTGTTCATGGCGACGGTCGGGCTCAGCTCCATGTCGCTGCGCACGGCGCGCATCGACCTCACCTCCGACCGCATCTACACGCTCACCCCGGGTACGCTGAAGATCGTCGACGAGCTTCGCGAGCCCGTGACCGTCACGCTGTATTTCTCCGAGCACGCCACCCGCGACCTCCCCCAGCTGCGAAGCTACGAGCAGCGCGTGCACGAAATGCTGCGCGAGATCGCCGTTCGCGCCCATGGCCGCATCCGCCTGAGGGTCATCGACCCGGTGCCGTATTCCGACGACGAGGACGCCGCGCAGAGCTATGGCCTCACGCCGGCCACCGGCGGCAGCAACGGCGAACGGGTGTTCTTCGGTCTCGTGGGCACGGGCGGGCAGGGCGGGGTGCCGCCGCAGTCGATCCCGTTCTTCGATCCGGCGCGCGAGGCCTTCGTCGAGTACGACATCGCGAAGCTGCTCTACGAGCTGGGCATGCCGAAAAAACCGCGCCTGGGCATCGTCAGTTCGCTGCCGGTGGAGGGCAACCTCGTGATCGGCGAGCCGGCCTGGACCGTGGTGCACCAGCTCGACCAACTGGCCGACGTGGTATCGATCGATCCGGCCGGGCTGACGCGCATCGATCCGTCGATCAAGCTGCTGTTGCTCATCCATCCGAAAAAGCTGTCCGACGACGCGCTCTACGCCATCGACCAGTACGTATTGCGCGGTGGCCGCCTCGTGGTGTTCGTCGACCCGGATTCGGAGATGGACAGTGCGCCGCTCGTGGACTCGCACGGCGTGGTCGACGACCACGATTCGGACCTGCGCCGGCTCTTCGAGACATGGGGCGTGGTCTACGATCCGACGAAGGTGGTACTCGACCGTTCGCAGGCCCTCACCATCGAGCTCAACGGCAACACCGTGGCGCACCCGGCGATGCTCGGCCTCGGCTCGCAGGACCTCAACCATGACGACGTGGTCACGGCGAGCCTGCAGCGGGTGAACTTTTCCTCGGCGGGTTTCTTCGACCTGGCGGCCGATACGAAGGCCCGCCTGCTGCCGTTGGTGCAGACCTCCGACGAAGCGACCGTGGTGCCCGCACAACGCGTGCGCGACGCCGCGGGCGACCCGTCGACGCTCCTGGACAACTATCAGCCGACGCACGAGCGCTATGTGCTCGCCGCGCGCCTGCGCGACGTCTTCCATACCGCGTTCCCGGAGCGGAAGGGGCCGGGCCACCTCGACGTGGCCGCTTCGGTCGGCGACATCATGCTGGTGGCCGATACCGACATGTTGTCCGATCGCCTGTGGATCGACGTCCAGCCGCTGCTGGGCCAGCAACAGCTCACACCTTTCGCCAACAACGGCGACTTCGTCGCGAACATCGTCGATAACATGGGTGGTTCGAGCGCGCTGTTGTCGATTCGCGGCCGGGCCAACCTGCAGCGTCCGTTCACGAAGGTGCGTTCGTTGCAGGCCGCGGCCGATCGCAAGTTCCTCGTCAAGAAGCGTGAGCTGGAAACCGAGCTCTACGACACCCAGCGCCGCCTCGCGGAATTGCAGCCCGCCAAGGGCAACGGCGGCGGCACCACCACGGCCGAGCAGCGTCGCGAGGTCGAGAAATACCTCCAGCGCAAGCTCGCCATCGGCAAGGAGCTGCGCGACGTGCAGCACCAGTTGAACGCGGAGATCGACGCGCTCGGTCTGCGCCTGAAGTTCATCAACATCGTGCTGGTGCCGGGCCTGGTGGCGCTGGCGGGGCTCATCTACGGGTGGCGCCGCTCGCGGCGTGGCCGGCGCGCGGTGTAG
- a CDS encoding ABC transporter ATP-binding protein, which translates to MIETDRLTRCYGPLTAVDALTLRAEPGQVLGLLGPNGAGKSTAMRMIAGFLTPTSGTARVCGHDVRKEPLAAKRALGYLPEGAPSYGEMTVREFLAFMVRVRGLERDIAYRRFDEVVMRLELDEVLEQTIGTLSKGLRRRVGLAQAILHDPPVLMLDEPTDGLDPNQKHSVRMLIDAMARERTILISTHLLEEVHALCNRVAIIANGKLLADATPAELEARSRYHGAVSFSAAGSGVSREMLARIPGVSMVEVDPLDGRVTVFPRPGQPILDDVQALLRTQNLEVSEIQLERGRLDEVFRQITTVPRGGNA; encoded by the coding sequence ATGATCGAAACCGACCGACTCACCCGCTGCTACGGCCCGCTGACCGCGGTCGATGCCCTGACCCTGCGTGCCGAGCCTGGCCAGGTGCTGGGCCTGCTGGGCCCCAACGGGGCAGGCAAATCCACCGCCATGCGCATGATCGCCGGCTTTCTCACGCCCACCTCCGGCACGGCCCGCGTCTGCGGCCATGACGTGCGCAAGGAGCCGCTGGCGGCCAAGCGAGCGCTCGGCTACCTGCCCGAGGGCGCGCCGAGCTACGGCGAAATGACCGTCCGCGAATTCCTCGCGTTCATGGTTCGCGTACGGGGCCTGGAGCGTGACATCGCCTATCGCCGCTTCGACGAGGTGGTGATGCGGCTGGAACTCGACGAAGTCCTGGAGCAGACCATCGGTACGCTCTCCAAGGGCCTGCGTCGTCGCGTGGGCCTTGCCCAGGCCATCCTGCACGATCCCCCCGTGCTGATGCTCGACGAACCGACCGACGGCCTCGATCCCAACCAGAAGCATTCCGTGCGCATGCTCATCGATGCCATGGCGCGCGAACGCACGATCCTGATTTCCACCCACCTGCTGGAAGAGGTGCACGCCTTGTGCAACCGCGTGGCGATCATCGCCAACGGCAAGCTGCTGGCCGACGCCACGCCCGCCGAACTCGAGGCGCGTTCGCGCTACCACGGCGCCGTCTCGTTCAGCGCGGCGGGTAGCGGCGTGTCGCGCGAAATGCTGGCGCGCATCCCGGGCGTATCGATGGTGGAGGTCGATCCGCTCGACGGTCGCGTCACGGTCTTTCCCCGCCCCGGCCAGCCCATCCTCGACGACGTGCAGGCGCTCCTGCGCACGCAGAACCTCGAGGTGTCGGAGATCCAGCTCGAGCGCGGCCGACTCGACGAGGTGTTCCGGCAGATCACCACCGTTCCGCGGGGAGGCAACGCATGA
- a CDS encoding GNAT family N-acetyltransferase, with amino-acid sequence MAPAIRDVREHDLDAVLALNNAGGPSILATDPSRLRHLFDIADYFRVAEQDGRLLGFLIAMREKAGYHSTNFRWFQSRYDSFVYIDRIVIAPESRGHGLGRIFYCDVQSFAEVRVPLLTCEVFLEPRNDQTVLFHGTMGFQEVGQQQMGEEGPKVSLLARELPSFPFVRERYLDQGGLPDVDWLRGRVLPEARA; translated from the coding sequence ATGGCCCCTGCCATCCGCGACGTGCGCGAGCACGATCTGGATGCCGTGCTGGCGCTCAACAACGCCGGCGGCCCCAGCATCCTCGCCACGGACCCCAGCCGGCTGCGCCACCTGTTCGACATCGCCGATTATTTCCGCGTGGCCGAACAGGACGGCCGCCTGCTCGGCTTCCTCATCGCCATGCGCGAGAAAGCCGGCTACCACAGCACCAATTTCCGCTGGTTCCAGTCCCGTTACGACAGCTTCGTGTACATCGACCGCATCGTGATCGCCCCCGAATCGCGTGGCCACGGACTGGGCCGCATCTTTTATTGCGATGTACAGAGTTTTGCCGAGGTACGCGTGCCGCTCCTGACCTGCGAAGTCTTTCTCGAACCCCGCAACGACCAGACCGTGCTCTTCCACGGCACCATGGGCTTCCAGGAAGTCGGCCAGCAACAGATGGGCGAAGAAGGCCCCAAGGTGAGCCTGCTGGCGCGCGAATTGCCGAGCTTCCCCTTCGTGCGCGAGCGTTACCTCGACCAGGGCGGCCTCCCGGACGTCGACTGGCTTCGTGGCCGCGTGCTGCCGGAGGCTCGCGCATGA
- a CDS encoding polyketide cyclase, with amino-acid sequence MTRLLEFIVAIVIVAILGVVVGVAMPSTGHVEREMLISKDLRQVYDVFSNFRRFPDYTVLRSFDPKVQFELSGKAYGPGAKIAWKADDKKVGDGSLEIASVDPSFAAVTDAGKGTIVWNLENGWRGHDKKFTIKLERTGRSQKLVKVNWSYDVTYGWNLVDRFSNLYIHGDPDALIQFSLSNLQNVMAAIPNIDYSKMVPSIVDQPAKPILFVSTTAPRTLDDVDTASDKAMAEIQAAAKKLGVNIVSPRITFTTNWGDQNYTFDVAAEIDATTLKINGQDVELTAAQRPSLDAAAPAEASTAAGAAPAADAAAAPGSKDKLGRVIVDGNVKAVLAFGGKALKAEWNGTGAGLPQTRQMLEAYSQTHGYKFDDVTYRAYDIQVKAPTNNKGTIEGYDEQKFEIYLPLQGDNVPDQTPEQEAGMKQPGLDDTAPAGSSSAPAPAGTAPAPASTAAAQ; translated from the coding sequence ATGACGCGTCTGCTAGAATTCATTGTCGCCATCGTCATCGTCGCCATTCTTGGCGTCGTCGTTGGCGTCGCCATGCCCTCGACCGGACACGTCGAGCGCGAAATGCTCATCAGCAAGGATTTGCGCCAGGTCTACGACGTTTTCAGCAACTTCCGTCGTTTCCCTGATTACACGGTCCTTCGCTCGTTCGATCCGAAGGTCCAGTTCGAGCTGTCCGGCAAGGCCTACGGCCCGGGCGCCAAGATCGCCTGGAAGGCGGACGACAAGAAGGTGGGCGACGGCTCCCTCGAAATCGCCTCGGTCGATCCCTCCTTCGCCGCCGTCACCGACGCCGGCAAGGGCACGATCGTCTGGAACCTCGAGAACGGCTGGCGCGGCCACGACAAGAAGTTCACCATCAAGCTCGAGCGTACCGGCCGCAGCCAGAAGCTCGTGAAGGTGAACTGGTCGTACGACGTCACCTACGGCTGGAACCTGGTCGACCGCTTCTCCAACCTCTACATCCATGGCGATCCGGATGCGCTGATCCAGTTCAGCCTCTCGAACCTCCAGAACGTGATGGCGGCCATCCCGAACATCGACTACAGCAAGATGGTGCCGTCGATCGTCGACCAGCCGGCCAAGCCGATCCTGTTCGTCTCGACCACCGCGCCGCGCACGCTCGACGACGTCGACACCGCCTCGGACAAGGCCATGGCCGAGATCCAGGCCGCCGCGAAGAAGCTCGGCGTGAACATCGTCAGCCCGCGCATCACGTTCACCACCAACTGGGGTGACCAGAACTACACCTTCGACGTGGCCGCCGAGATCGACGCCACCACGCTCAAGATCAACGGCCAGGACGTCGAACTGACCGCCGCCCAGCGTCCGTCGCTCGACGCCGCCGCGCCCGCCGAGGCGTCCACCGCCGCTGGCGCCGCGCCGGCCGCCGATGCCGCCGCTGCCCCGGGCAGCAAGGACAAGCTCGGCCGCGTGATCGTCGACGGCAACGTCAAGGCCGTGCTGGCCTTCGGCGGCAAGGCGCTCAAGGCCGAGTGGAACGGCACTGGCGCCGGACTGCCGCAGACCCGCCAGATGCTCGAGGCCTACTCGCAGACCCACGGCTACAAGTTCGACGACGTCACCTACCGCGCGTACGACATCCAGGTGAAGGCCCCCACGAACAACAAGGGCACCATCGAGGGATACGACGAGCAGAAGTTCGAGATCTACCTGCCGCTGCAGGGTGACAACGTTCCGGACCAGACCCCGGAACAGGAAGCCGGCATGAAGCAGCCGGGCCTGGACGACACGGCCCCGGCCGGTTCCTCCTCGGCTCCGGCCCCGGCGGGCACCGCCCCGGCCCCGGCCAGCACCGCCGCCGCGCAGTAA
- a CDS encoding sensor histidine kinase, with translation MSTIQLNHVRLLRYATYFVFLCVGLPLSIQRVGNGPNQIGDIALLTWTACYLVFGLVYWLFTRDLGLRADGVTRLTVLLILSGTALAVGVISKSGLAALLLTMVASVVPWLVSMPIGMAWMVAAHLALVPMFMSFQLTFVGALMQSCLYFGFSALMFIFSMVANQQAEEREELRRLNSELRATRALLAESTRIAERMRIARDLHDLVGHHLTALTLNLEVASHLTNDTAREHVVKAQTTAKQLLADVREVVSELRQDDAIDLTQALRSLTEGVPGLDVHLGIPQRFGVEDPRRAQMLLRCVQEVLTNTVRHAKARNLWLTFRHSGPDELRLEARDDGTGAGDIKPGNGLNGMRERLAEFGGTLDIGTAEGGGFRLVARLPLGEEPTLAHAPARPALDTGLSDDQEGPSHATLTTHVEGHP, from the coding sequence ATGTCCACGATTCAGCTCAACCACGTCCGCCTGCTCAGGTACGCCACGTATTTCGTGTTCCTCTGCGTGGGCCTGCCCCTGTCGATCCAGCGCGTCGGTAACGGTCCCAACCAGATCGGCGACATCGCGCTGCTGACGTGGACGGCGTGCTACCTCGTCTTCGGGCTGGTCTACTGGCTGTTCACCCGCGACCTGGGCCTGCGCGCGGATGGCGTCACCCGTCTCACCGTCCTGCTGATCCTCTCCGGAACCGCGCTGGCGGTGGGCGTGATCAGCAAGAGCGGACTGGCCGCGCTGCTGCTCACGATGGTCGCCTCGGTCGTGCCATGGCTGGTCAGCATGCCCATCGGCATGGCCTGGATGGTGGCCGCGCACCTGGCCTTGGTGCCGATGTTCATGAGCTTCCAGCTCACGTTCGTCGGTGCGCTCATGCAGTCGTGCCTGTATTTCGGCTTCTCCGCGCTGATGTTCATCTTCTCCATGGTGGCCAACCAGCAGGCGGAAGAACGCGAGGAGCTTCGCCGCCTCAATTCCGAACTGCGCGCCACGCGGGCGCTGCTGGCCGAATCCACCCGCATCGCCGAACGCATGCGCATCGCGCGCGACCTGCACGACCTGGTGGGACACCACCTCACGGCGCTCACGCTCAACCTCGAGGTGGCCAGCCATCTCACCAACGACACCGCGCGCGAGCACGTGGTGAAAGCGCAGACCACCGCCAAGCAGCTGCTGGCCGACGTGCGCGAAGTGGTGAGCGAACTGCGTCAGGACGACGCCATCGACCTTACCCAGGCGCTGCGCAGCCTCACCGAGGGCGTGCCGGGCCTCGACGTCCACCTGGGCATCCCGCAGCGCTTCGGCGTGGAAGATCCGCGCCGCGCGCAGATGCTGCTGCGCTGCGTGCAGGAGGTGCTGACCAACACCGTGCGCCACGCCAAGGCCCGCAACCTGTGGCTCACCTTCCGCCACAGCGGCCCGGACGAACTGCGCCTGGAGGCGCGCGACGACGGCACGGGCGCGGGCGACATCAAGCCGGGCAACGGCCTCAACGGCATGCGCGAGCGCCTGGCCGAATTCGGCGGCACGCTGGACATCGGCACGGCCGAGGGCGGCGGCTTCCGGCTCGTCGCTCGGCTACCCCTGGGCGAAGAGCCCACGCTGGCCCATGCCCCCGCGCGGCCGGCCCTGGATACCGGGCTTTCCGACGATCAGGAAGGACCGTCGCATGCCACACTTACCACCCACGTCGAGGGTCACCCATGA